The sequence ATCATGAAAAGTTTCTAGGCAATGAGAAATTAGCATTTTTCCAATGCCTTGACCACGAAAATTTGGCGAAACGGTTATAAAATCAATATATCGTTCATTTTGAACAGGTTTGTGTGATAGAAGACTGAGTAAGAAAATCAATTTGAGGCACTGTGAAAATGATAAAAATTTTCTTAGTGCTTGATATAGTTTTTGATGAGAGTCACTCTTGCTCGTTACAAACATGCAACCGCAAACTAGCTTATCTTGTATTGCAATTAGTAGGTTTTCGTCTTGTTCTGTGTAAATGTAATGGCAAAAAGCGTATATAATGTCATGTACTTCTGT comes from Listeria monocytogenes and encodes:
- a CDS encoding GNAT family N-acetyltransferase, which encodes MILSIKNIDSFEKESIVEEVASLVVAGFKSKFTKTLFKETEVHDIIYAFCHYIYTEQDENLLIAIQDKLVCGCMFVTSKSDSHQKLYQALRKFLSFSQCLKLIFLLSLLSHKPVQNERYIDFITVSPNFRGQGIGKMLISHCLETFHDEQITLYVAKNNNRACKLYRALGFQVIQKENSTLMGVLTGIKKWQKMEWIQ